One region of Quercus lobata isolate SW786 chromosome 2, ValleyOak3.0 Primary Assembly, whole genome shotgun sequence genomic DNA includes:
- the LOC115978392 gene encoding calcium-binding protein CML39-like: protein MGRKVTVYKPTSVLYTKDQLMNVFKSYDADGDGKLSREELKKAFKYLGSRWGSYRADQALRCTDANDDGYIDEKELEKLVDYTLERRCHTFN, encoded by the exons ATGGGCAGGAAAGTTACAGTGTATAAACCTAcgagtgttttatacactaaagATCAGCTAATGAATGTTTTCAAGAGCTatgatgctgatggagatgGAAAACTTTCAAGGGAAGAGCTTAAGAAAGCATTCAAATATCTTGGCTCGCGTTGGGGTTCTTATAGAGCTGATCAGGCACTCCGGTGTACTGATGCTAACGATGATGGGTACATTGATGAAAAGGAGTTGGAAAAGCTAGTTGATTACACCCTAGAACGCCG GTGCCATACATTTAACTAG